The Gopherus evgoodei ecotype Sinaloan lineage chromosome 11, rGopEvg1_v1.p, whole genome shotgun sequence nucleotide sequence gggtctGTAGGCAGCAGCAGACTCGTCTGGCGCCCCCCAGCCTGAGCTCCCGGATGGGAGGCTCTGGGGCCGGCTGCGCTGTTGCTCTGGGGTCAGTTGGGGGAGCTCTGTGCACGGCAGCAGAGTGATGCCAGGGTCCCATGGCGTGGGGCAGTCCAGAACCCAGCCCTAGTGAGTGGCACGTGTCCAGGCTGGTGCTATCCCGGCGGGATGCTCGTGGCCGCCCCGTCACAGCAGGAGCACGGTGGCCAGGCTGCGCTGCCCCCTACTGGGCAGGTAGGGCTGGTGTCTGGCAGGTGCCTCTGTCATTTCCGGATcatgatcctgctgccattgctCTGGGACAGGAGTTACAGCGTCACTGGTTCCTCCGTGCGAGGGGAGATGGAGGGGGCTGGGCGCCAGGGCGAGGGGTCCAGGCCCTGGGTGCTATTGGCCAATACAAACAGCTCCAGCTGAGTCGCTCTGTACGTGGCTGGTGTTTCCagtgcccagctgcagccagggacTCTGGGGGGGTCATTTAATCTCCAGCCCATGGAGCGAGggggggagccaggcccaggctAATGGCGAGGAGTGTTTGTCCCCTGCAGGTGATGGGGCCTGGCCGACCCTGCTCTGGGCTGTAACCACGTCCCCACACACACGTGGTCGGTGTGGTGAAGGCAGGGCCTGACACAGCCCCCTGGGGCCTGGACTGTGGCTTGCTGGCACCAGGCTCCTCGCCCCGTCCAGGGGGGTCTCAGGGATGGGCAGGGCCTtgccagcaggaggcacagaaacgcctgggaggtggggaggggggggctgcgGCAGGGGAAGCGTACAGCCCAGCAGAGCTGGCCCATGGGCCTTGCAGGTGGGGAAAGGGTCTCGCCAGGGAGGCACCAGGCCTGGCTCCCtgggagacggggggggggggcaccaggccTGGCTCCCTGGGGGGCGAGGGGGCCTGGCTGCCACAGTGACTTTGTCTtcccctgcagagcccctgcGGGATGCTGGGCCGACGCGCCGAGGGCACCTACAGCACCAGCATCCTGCCCAACCACCGCCACCGCTATGCCCACCAGGGCGTCTTCGAGGACTTCGCCTGCTAGGCCAGGCTCTGCATGGAGAGCGGCGCCAGCGCCTGGCATGGGGGGCACcaggcccctcctctccccagccaccCCTGCAGCCCATCAGCCACGCCCTGCCCCAAGACCGGCCCAGCCTGGCAGCCCCATGCCCAGCCAGCGCCGGGGTCGGCCCAGCACAAAGCACATGGCGCAGAGCAGAGCcgcgcagccctgccctgggagcagccagCCTGGACAGACGCGGCACCGGCCGGAAAACAACCCGGCCCGAGGATCGGGCCCAGCGTGGggactgggggagggcagggacccAGTGTGAATGCTGCATTCGGCTGTGGAGGTGAACCCTCCCTCCAGTGTGGgtgaaccccccacacacacacacctggcggGGCTGCAGCCCAGTCGCTCCCACCCAGCGGGGAAGGGGCCTCGCCCAGAACAGACTCACGCCACCCTAGAGCCTCATCCCCAGCAAgcgccccctgccctggctgcagcagccagctgcatAACCCCCccctgcgccccctgcccccacacatgCACCGTCCTGCATCCCCCCagagctccccacacccccaccctggtGTAGCCCTGCCCCAGTGCACTCCCCCCAGAGCTCCGCACCCcagtgcagccccgcccccagtgtGCTCCCCCCACAGAGCTTCCCAACCCAGTGCAGCCCCGCCCCAGTGCGCCCCCAACAGagatccccacctccaccccagtgCACTCCCCCTAGAGCTCCCCACCCCGATGCAACCCCGCCCGAGTGCACGCCCCCCACAGAGCTCCCCAcgcccccaccccagtgcagcCCCGCCCATGCACAGACCTTACTTCTACcctccccagtgcagccctgccccctgtctCAATTCCTTGCTgcgccccacagcccccaccatccctgggtgctgagcgcccactgcccccaccccacactgtGTGTTTGTGCCCCGAGCCCACCCCTCCCCTCGCAGCGAccgcccaggctgcagggcctgagctAAGGTCTCCACATTGCCAGCCGCTGCCTGTGCCACCCAacaaaccccccaccccagggagctCCCACTGCCTACACCGGCCGGGCGGGGCCCTGGGGTGCTGCTGGAGGGCACAGCCCCTTGGGGGCACCAGGTGTGTGGGGACAGCACCCAGCCACGAGGGGTCACCGTGGCAGCAGGGTCCTGGCCTGGCGGGGACACAGCACCTTGTGCTGTAGTTGCAGCCTCTGCTCCCGGGGTAACGGGCTGGCAGCAGGACGTGGCTGGGGGGTAGGGGGTGTCCCTGTGTGAGCATTGGGCAAGGGAGAGAcgccccctccctacccctgcaGGGGCTTTTAGCCCTCCGGCCCCTTCGCATTCAGCCCAGGCCCAGCCTGtgttcccttccccatccccagctgcagAGAGTGGGGCAGTGAAGGGGGAAGGGCCCCCCAGAGCAGACTCCTGGCCCCCCCCGTGAGCGTAGGGCTCAGAGCAGCCCACAGGCTGGGCACAAACTGAGCTCCTGGGAGTGTCCCGACCCCTCAGACCACGTCCTGGCATCTGCACAGCCACGTGCACCCCAGGGAGCTGGACAAACAGACGTGAGGCCACGTGCACCCCGGGggggctggacagacagacacgCACAGCCCCACGCTCCCGGGggggctggacagacagacacgGGGTGACAGGCACCCCGGGATGCGCACACAGTGCTGGGCCCCCATCTGTGCGAGGGCCGCGCAGACAGACCTGCATAAGGCCTGGATTTGTGAGCCCACGGTGCCATGAACCCACGCACGACGCAGTGCTGGGGCTCGGGGAATGTGCCCTTGAGCGCCTGGGAATGACCTCATAGGAGCGCCCACGGGGTGTCTATGTGCACACTCAGACACAGCCACACGCCTTTGTGGACACCCGGCCAGCCCACGCCCCAGGGCCCCGCAGCCACAGGCTGCCCATGCTGTGTGCCTGGCTGCACCCAGCACTCGCATGTTTGGCTGTGTCTGAGCTGAGCTGGGCACAGGCCTGGCAAggtggggtctgggtgcagggggaaggaccccccccatGGGAACAAGCTGGCAAgcagggcaggaggctgagcacCCCCTCTCTACAGCCCTGGTGTGTGGATGGCCACATGTCCCCTGCCACACGCACAGCCACACGGTCCCTGggggctggacagacagacacatgtcGCCATGCGGTCTGAGGGGGGTGCATAGACAGACGCATGTGGCCCctggggatggacagacacacgGCCATGCTGTCCCTGGGGGAGATGGACAGACGCATGTCGCCATGCGGTCTGAGGGGGATGCATAGACAGATGCATGTGGCCCCTAGGATGGACAGACACACGGCCATGCTGTCCCTGGGGGAGATGGACAGACGCATGTCGCCATGCGGTCTGAGGGGGATGCATAGACAGATGCATGTGGCCCCTAGGATGGACAGACACACGGCCATGCTGTCCCTGGGGGAGATGGACAGACGCATGTCGCCATGCGGTCTGAGGGGGATGCATAGACAGATGCATGTGGCCCCTAGGATGGACAGACACACGGCCATGCTGTCCCTGGGGGAGATGGACAGACGCATGTCGCCATGCGGTCTGAGGGGGATGCATAGACAGACGCACACATGGTCCCTGGAGGAGATGGACAGGCACACATGGCCATGCTGTCCCTGGGGGAGATGGACAGATGCATGTCGCCATGCGGTCTGAGGGGGATGCATAGACAGATGCATGTGGCCCCTAGGATGGACAGACACACGGCCATGCTGTCCCTGGGGGAGATGGACAGACGCATGTCGCCATGCGGTCTGAGGGGGATGCATAGACAGACGCATGTGGCCCCtagggatggacagacacacGGCCATGCTGTCCCTGGGGGAGATGGACAGACGCATGTCGCCATGCGGTCTGAGGGGGATGCATAGACAGACGCACACATGGTCCCTGGAGGAGATGGACAGGCACACACGGCCATGCTGTCCCTGGGGGAGATGGACAGACGCATGTCGCCATGCGGTCTGAGGGGGATGCATAGACAGACGCATGTAGCCCCTGGGGATGGACAGACATACGGCCATGCTGTCCCTGGGGGAGATGGACAGACGCATGTCGCCATGCGGTCTGAGGGGGATGCATAGACAGACGCACACATGGTCCCTGGAGGAGATGGACAGGCACACACGGCCATGCTGTGAttggggggatggacagacagacgcaCACGACCTGGAACCGCGAGGGGCGATGTCCCGGGGGAGGGTCGCAATCATCCCATTGTTCTGTTGAATGTCAGAGACGTGAGTCCCCATTTTATAAATATACAAACTGCTCCGTAATAAAGAGGCACAAGTAGACCCCGAGCTGGGTGCGGCGCGTGGTGTCCTGCCGCGGAGCTGGGCGGCCGCGAGGGCAGTGCCCCGATGGCACTgagcagtggcgtagccaggttcaaACATCAGGAGAAGCGAACACCTGACATATCagattacacctctacctccatataacgcgacccgatgtAACAGGAATTCGGATACAACGGgggaaagcagtgctccggggcgcTGCGCACGCACCTGCTGGGACGGCTCTGCAATCTGTGGCCCTTGGAAGCAGGCAGCGCACAGGAGCAAGGGGGCACAGTCCCCCTCATGAGAGACAATCGGCAGAGGTGGGCAGGGTCTGTTGGGGGTtcgcatgggggagagggggtggggggctgcactgggagaCTCTCCAATGCACCACCTGGCCACGCTGGCTCTGTGCATCATgaggcagcaagagagagaggccGAGGAGGCggtgcccttcccctcccagctgggtctgCGAGTCCCTGATCTCACAGTCTCAGCGCTGcaggcccccagcccccaggtaCTGGGCTGCAGTGCAGGCTAGAGGGGCTGATACAGAGAAGTCAGGACCAGTCAGAGCACTTCCCATGTCATCATGAAAACTCACTCCTGGAAAGCTGGGTGAGGtcatatgggggtggggggtaatctatatcaaggtgggtgaggtcatatggggggaggggtaatctatatcaaggtgggtgaggtcatatgggggtgggggtaatctatagcaaggtgggtgaggtcatatggggggagggggtaatctatatcaaggtgggtgaggtcatatggggggagggggtaatctatatcaaggtgggtgaggtcatatggGGCGGGGGGTAATCTatatcaaggtgggtgaggtcatatggggggagggggtaatctatatcaaggtgggtgaggtcatatggGGCGGGGGGGTAATCTatatcaaggtgggtgaggtcatatggGGCGGGGGGTAATCTatatcaaggtgggtgaggtcatatgggggtgggggtaatctatatcaaggtgggtgaggtcatatggGGCGGGGGGGTAATCTATATCtaggtgggtggggtaatatattttattggaccagcttctgttggtgagagagacacaagctttggagctttcacagaactcttcttcaggaagaGGAAAGAACCCCATGAAAGCTGCAaagcttctgtctctctctgtctctcaccaacaaaagttgctccaataaaagacattacctcacccactttgtggcTCTAATTTCCTGGGAACAGCAGGGCTACGCCAACCCAGCACACAAAAATGCAGGATTCACATGAACAGCACAGAGTGACCATCACACCAGGACACTATTTTCACAATTCATTTTAGCATAATGTCATCATTACACCAAGGAAGTAGCACTATCGGCACAATGAGACAAATACAGCCCCATGTGCATGTCAAAAATTCACAGTCCCAGCGCACTGGGATCCACACAGCAGGATAGTAATGTCAGTCTCTGAGTCCATCCCCCCTAAGTCCCAAgtttcagctaaacacaagggcACCTGCAAAGAGCTGTAGTAACAGCAGGATCTACACTGGCACAGTAGGAGGAGTTGCATGTCAGGGAACTAATTCCCAATCCCAGTGTAAAGCAATATGGGATCCAAGCACCAGGTCCTTAGAACCAGAATTTGTACTCACAGGAGAGTGGGATGAAATTAGGGAAGTTACAGAAGGCAACTCCCAAGAAACAAGGCATTGACCAAATGGCTGGGTGGATGTTAAACAACCATCACCAGCTATTGTGTGCAGCAAGTGAATGACAATTAGTAACTTAATGACCACCATCACCAGAGAATTACTCAACcctgggactcagcaatgcctccccctcctcccaacatGATCACAAGCCCTTCCCTTAGGAGACAAATCAGGTTTCCCCTGATAGGAGAGGGAAAATCAGGcaacttctccctgcccccccaacatagtgcctggacttgtgtttgcCAGAGCACGTGTTAGATTTaccagccagcacaaaacagcttctgtagtaccttactggtcacttagaagtttaaaccacgcagttcccttaaagtgcccagcctcaggcctccatccagacacacctgtcagatatgatgatgattcctgaaaatcttatctcatgatataaaagaaaaggttcttccaatcccaaaggatcagccacatacccaggttcagttataacttagatcttacccacaatacacactacagccaattcttattaactaagctaaaattcattttaaaagaaaaaagagttggttaaaagatcaatatacatacagacttgaattcagttcttgaggttcagatgtacagcagaggtgagcttgtagttgccaaaagtcgttttagaaatagtccataggttataatccaatgtccttattcagggtggctccagtcagtgactggggatctcaatccttgtggcttaaggtttccccctcttgaaacccaaagcaggtctgagatgaagcaggatcgtgtcccagggttcttatatatttccagcagccttttggcctgagaaaacaatcgACTTAACTcaccttctcccaaacatcctggcaattagcacagagtaatttatcccttaaacagttcagatacaggttaccacaaccttcaaagagacacatagacaattatactatttcactcaagtatcatcttaaatgctaatattccttttttgatctttgaattaaaactatagcaatagacaagacttctTTGCTTACaccacaagacctgagcaaacatcttcccttctacctctaacaatgcagacttgcatttcaaagctctattcatttacatatcttgctaaccagttcttaaggttcacccatggatCAGGTCAGtgggtgaggtgagttaattaactctttctggccctgtcatctttcaatgagatattatattatactcataaagTCACAACCCCCAAGGCAGATATTGTAATGCTATGAAGATTTCCCGATACTCTCAGTTTTCCTCTCCTACCCCCCTACTCCCAGGGCCTgttctagcaatttcgccgccccaagcacggcggcacactgcggggggcgctctgctgttCGCAGATCCCACGACTcaggtggacctcctgcaggcttccctgcggggagtccggtggtcccgcggcgctggtgggcctcccgcaggcgtgcctgtggatgctccaccggagccacgggaccatcagaccctctgcagggacgcctgtgggaggtccaccggagccgcctgccgccttcccggcaaccggcagagcgccccccgcagcgtgccaccccaagcacgtgcttggcgctctgtggcctgaagccggccctgcctacccctatcccttccccactgcctcttcccttccac carries:
- the LOC115659474 gene encoding uncharacterized protein LOC115659474, coding for MAVCACPSPPGTMCASVYASPSDRMATCVCPSPPGTAWPYVCPSPGATCVCLCIPLRPHGDMRLSISPRDSMAVCACPSPPGTMCASVYASPSDRMATCVCPSPPGTAWPCVCPSLGATCVCLCIPLRPHGDMRLSISPRDSMAVCLSILGATCICLCIPLRPHGDMRLSISPRDSMAVCLSILGATCICLCIPLRPHGDMRLSISPRDSMAVCLSILGATCICLCIPLRPHGDMRLSISPRDSMAVCLSILGATCICLCIPLRPHGDMRLSISPRDSMAVCLSIPRGHMRLSMHPPQTAWRHVSVCPAPRDRVAVRVAGDMWPSTHQGCREGVLSLLPCLPACSHGGGPSPCTQTPPCQACAQLSSDTAKHASAGCSQAHSMGSLWLRGPGAWAGRVSTKACGCV